The genomic region ATCCTCAAAAACTTCTCTGTGGTAGCTATACAGGGATGCAAAACTGCACAACTGCAAAACTTTGCACCTTCTGCTGGGCTTTGCACCACAGCAGAAGGTGCAAAGTTAGGCCTTGCACAGATAGTTGAACCTCTGAAAATTCATGCTTCACCCTGAGCAGCTGTGACTTGAGGCTCcctttttgaaatatttccagaaGGTTTATTCCAAAAGATTGTATGTCTAACAACTGTGTACATATTTCTGAGCTGCACTCCAAacatggaggggaaaaaaaatttaaaaaaggaaaattcaagaggctatttttaattttttgatataaataatttaatattttacgtaaaattgccttttgttttctgccaCATACCTTAATtgactgactttttttttttccttttgatacCTACGTCAGTTTGGAGTTTCAGGTCAGACTCTATCCAAGAGTTTAGGCAGCTTTAGGCAGCtgaatccaggaaaaaaattctgaataaaCATCTTTGCTGGTTCTTACAGCTTCAATGCTTTATAAttagaaacatttcaaaaaataGGACTCCAGAATTACAGAAagtaattctgctgctgtttttattcctttacaCCTAATGTAGAGATAATGACTCCTTTCCCAGTTCTCAAAGATTATTTAAAGTTGTTTAACTTGCTCTGAAAAAATCTGAGATTGCTTTTGAAgatgtaattaattaattaagtgTAATCCACAGCCACTTTTCTTGGTGAGGTTTTTGAAGGTATTTCTCACAGACCTTTGTCCTTCTTGCAAGATCCTGACACTTTTAATGATGAGGATGATAAAGGGAAAGCTGTGTCAAATACTACATTGCTGCATGGCTGTCTATACAAATGCTTTCTGACAGTAAGGTTAGATACAACaaaattcttaatatttttatgctgGAGGGATTTAAGCATTTTCCGGGAACTGAAATTCATACAGTTTGCGACCCTTTCCAGAAGATAGCCTTGTAAGTAatggtaattattttttaaacctaTAATTGTGATATTTCAATCATCACCTATATAAAGTGTTCCTGGGAGATATCTGGTACGCAGCACATGAAGGATTAGTTATACAATTTACACTACTAATTCTGAATGCTatacatttatttccattttcaattCAGTTTAAAGAAAACTAAACGTCTAATCTGGGAGATTAGAATCCAAGATTATCCCCCTTAGTAATTGGTTTACACAATTCTTAAACTCTTTGGATCTGTTTGACTGAAGTAATGGCTGCCAGTAGTAATGACTCTTATGTCAATATTTTGGTGGAAGCAAGATACAACACATCTCATGAAAAGCCATCTGTTTTAGTGAAGTTATTCAGAGAAAACATGCCACTTTCAAATTATGTGGACGTACTCCGTCTCTCCTGAATGATTCATAAAAATACTTTGCAGGCCTGAAAGACCCCTGATCTATCAGAGTATTTTCCCACATTTAAGATGTGACACCTCTCACTTAGACTTTGCCAGATTCCTCCAATCAACATAAAATCCGTCTCTGGATAATCTCTGGGTTGCTCTTTCACACAAActtatttcaattatttactGACTTCCCATTCAGGAAGAGGATGGGAAATGGTGGAAACAGGGGACATCATCAATTATAAAGAAGTCCTTAATGAAGGACTGTtcaaactttttcttttatccattgatctcacacacacacacactcacacacaaaaGGAGTCACATCTGTATAACTCCAGTCCTGATGTCATACAAATGGAATGTATGGTCATATCCTTTCAAAACACTGACAAGGGACACCTCTAGTTAAAAACTGAGTCTTACACCATGCAGACACTAAAGTGGAAATGTTTCTGGTACTAGAAACACAAAGCTCTAGTCCTAGAAAGATTTCAGTCTGAATGCTTCCTAACCAAAATACAGGTACATCCTTTTCACCCAATCCCCTCTTAATTTGGTGACAATATTTATTTGATGTTCATGTTCTGGGGTAAACACTGAATACACAGTGAGTCGGATTCACTTTAAATTAAGACAAATGGGTACATCCATCCATAGGCATATCAGATGTCCAGGCTCTCATTTTGAGAGAGGCAACTTTGAATTTATCCTAGAATAGGCACCTAGTACCCAGAAAACATTCTTTAGGCTCCAAGGATTACAGGGATAAGATAATTCGCTCTTCTGGTAGCACAGTTACTTACATGGGGACACTAAATTGGTACATCTAAGTGTCAAAAAACAGACAACCATCATGTCTGTTCCAAGATACTCTAAAATCCagaataaaaactaaaaatcctAAAACAGGCAATGGAATTCACTACCTGTAGGGCAACTTGTGAAGAAGGACAGGGATATTTCAGTTGAATGAGGAAATTAACATGATGATACATGTTGATTTTTACACACACCAATCAATACAAACAAAATGCAATTCAGTCCTACTTGTTGTTTGTGATGGGgacattattttttaactcttcACTCATTTgcttatatatttttaaaacacaaatttgCAAGTAGCTAGAGAATGATGGATATCTGAAGCAAACAAACTATTTTATTTAGATGCTCAACAATGAAGTTCATTACATATGAATGAATATCTACAGTATATCTCCATATAGCAAGAGAAACAAGAGAAACAATGTGTTTTTCCTGCATAATATCTATAAAATTGctttaaactgcatttttatcaGTTATTTAGAAGTCTTGTACTTGGGAATAGGCTAGAAGTTCTTGCATGCATGAGCAAGAACTTTTTCAAGTGCTTCAGAGGATTTATTATCCATATTGACGAAAAAACCAAATCACAAAAATCTCTGGTGCTCTTCAAAATACAAGACAAACTGGTATTTTAAGAGTGCATAAAACCAGGAGAATATTACAGTATATGGAAGAATGGATATGAAAGAAAGGATAcgaaagaaagaattttttaaacttacCCTATTGACACTcctatttcttaaaataatctgaattagatttttcttaaattcttcTATCTTCTTGAAACACTTCTTCAAAACATGATTTGATAATTTTGTATCAGTTATTAAACTGAGCAAAACACAAACCCCTTCAGTAAGGAAACCTGGAGCCGGGAATTCAGGACTGTTGTAAAAAAAAGTCAGTCCATCAAGCAACTGAGACACTGAATTGCATATGGTGAAAGAATCATTCTCAAGCTCTGAGAAGTCTGCTTGAAGAACTCCTCTTTCTGACAGTTTTCTTATTTCAAGCAAACGTTGCAAAAAATGCACTGGAGCAGTCAGAGATTGCTCCTTGCTAGTATGGCAGAGATTCAGGGGAGGAACTCTTTCCAACCAATATTTAGAAGTGTTGACATTATGCTCAGATTGGTGAAAATCTGAAGCTATGCCTAAAGAATCAAATGCAGAGTCATTACAGACATCACATCCAGAGTCTTCTAGCTGGCTCGAGTAACTTGTAGGGTTTATAGATTCCTGACCCAGAAGAGTTTCAGCAGAGGTATCCTGTTTTCCTGAAATGCAAAcatgaaaattatatttgtgcAATGCTTAGATACATGCTTATTGAAAGGGCCATATAtactttctcctttttgcttCCATGCAAAATTCATGTAATACATGCATATGCTGGCTCCCCAAGAACTTCCCATGAACTAGAACTTAGCTGTggaagaagatatttttaaatgaaagttaaaAATTCAGAAGTTAATGTCTATTTGTGAACAAGATGTTTTATGCTTATAGTAATATGAACAGTAATTTTAAGTTTAAAACTgtcagaaattttaatttttcctataTATAATTTAAGTAAACAAACAATTTAAGTGAATATATACACTCCCATTAATTTCCAGGGAAGAAAATGCATGTAAATTTCTGGTCCTCCAaacattttcactgcttttattCTCAAAAACTCAGACTGCTTTTAGAAGGTAGTGAAAGTCTGTTACTATAACTGcatcaaataaaatattctgctttatGTATACTCTCTCTCCCCAGTCAGGTAGGAAATTCTAACAGTCAAAGTTGAACAGAACATTaggtttgattttttcattatttaacaAAGAGGAACACTGAGAATCAAAAGCTTCTTCAGTCATCACCTATCTCATACCATCTCCTTCAAAGACACATAAACTACATTACAAGAGTATACAGTACATTCACACCAATAAATTACTTT from Molothrus ater isolate BHLD 08-10-18 breed brown headed cowbird chromosome 3, BPBGC_Mater_1.1, whole genome shotgun sequence harbors:
- the MEI4 gene encoding meiosis-specific protein MEI4 isoform X6; the protein is MRMKPQQHKRGAPALRSSCSKDTGGASASVGGTRISTTNMFQYHALSEIKGGRENQISYLKISKLALAFAIIHSKPPGKCSKEYTEHLARTVSEQDFGWKWKVEVLEAEVLRLRQELLLNRISPRFCLENRKQDTSAETLLGQESINPTSYSSQLEDSGCDVCNDSAFDSLGIASDFHQSEHNVNTSKYWLERVPPLNLCHTSKEQSLTAPVHFLQRLLEIRKLSERGVLQADFSELENDSFTICNSVSQLLDGLTFFYNSPEFPAPGFLTEGVCVLLSLITDTKLSNHVLKKCFKKIEEFKKNLIQIILRNRSVNRISFDTSFGITCRSEMIESKVLLKLDWTVHTSLMLGR